The window AATTTCCATTTTTATCGTTCAATAGTAATTCCTGAAATTTTCTTTTCACTAATAATAGATGTGCATATATTTTATGCAGCTGATGTCAACCAACTTGCAGCAGAGAGTGAAGTTATGGATATTGGGGAACCAGAAAAGGCAAAGAAACGAAAGAAAAATAAGACAGGTAGGCTGTTGTACTTGTATCCTAAACAAAGTTTTTCTCAATTACCAGCTATCTGTTACATAAATATTTTTGTTTCACTAATAGTAGATGTACATATAATTTATGCAGCTGATGTCAAACAAGTTGCAGAAGAGAGTGAAGTTATGGACATTGGGGAACCAGAAAAGGCAAAGAAACGAAAGAAAAATAAGACAAGTAGGCTGCTGTACTTTTATCCTAAACAAAGTTTTTCTCAATTAGCAGCTATCTATTGCATAAATATTTGTGTTTCCTGACATGCATTCTTTTCATTGGACGCAGAGAAAGTAAAGCAATCTGGGGAAGTCAACAGGACTGATATGCAGGTATCAGTTAGAGAGGACAATTTGGAGGAGCATGAAGTTGATACCGCAGATGTTGATGAGATTGCATCAGTCGATGAAGACTGTTCCAGAGGAATGAAAAGTAATGTCTACACTTCCGGTTTTTATTGCCGAAAAGATATATATTTTCACTAGCATATATAAAGATCCACTGTCTAGTGTCGACAGTGAAAAAGACAGAATTTACTGTATCCAAATACACTCCCAAAGAATATCATTTCTTAGACTTGTTTAAATCAAAAGATTCATGCGAGCTGATTTGATCATGCAACTGACAGATCTATAAGTCTTAACTTGTTACAATCAGCCTAAATGTTAATCATATGCAGTGCAGACTGTAAGGGTCCCTATTAGTTGATATTGTGCTCAAATGAGTTCCACAGTGTTTATTTATCTTTCCTTTTTATACTGGAACCTGCAAATTGATCCACCAAAGTCCAAAATGGCAAATACTGATACGTGGTGTGACTGGTGTCTTGTCAGAATGGATCTTGGAGTACAGACAGAAACGGCCAGGCTTGAAAGTCTTGCAGCAAAATATAGATGTGTTTATAACTGCACATGAGGAACAACAAGAGCGGGTGCGTATCTTCCTCATTAAACATTGAAGAATGTAGTCAAGTGTTCTGATTTATAGCTAGCTTGTTCCGTAAATATTCATTGAATATCTGAAGTTATTGTGCAAGTTAAGACAAGTTATTTATGTACTGCCACCATACGAAGTCGTCCCCTTTCTGCCATTTATTACAGGAAGAAGTTTGTTTTGGCATAGCAACTGCATCATTGTTGGTTTGTCATGTGGTACCTATTTGATTAATtcaggagaagaaggaaagagagGCAGCAGCTGCAGAAGATGGGTGGACAGTTGTGATGCATCATAAAGGTAGGAAGAAGACTACAGATGTTGAAACTGGAACAGCGGTTGGCTCTGTATCTCTGGCTGCAATGCAAGAGAAAATGGCTCAGAAGAAACCCAAGGAAGTTGGCCGGAACTTCTACAGACATCAGAAACGAGAAGCTCAAATGAGTGGTATGTCAAAAAGCATTTTTTATGGATTTCCTATTTAACCATTGGTGCAGTTTAACTTTAGTTACTCCTAATGCTCAGTACATGTATGATGCTAGAATCTAGACTATGTTCAGAGATGTAGTTTGCCATGCCAGTCTTGTGACTTTCTGTTTAGTGTAGTCTGTTCTGGTTTTGAGAAAATACAATGCCCAAGTCATTGTCCCTTGATCTTGTATTCAGTGTCATGTGAATCTCGCATACACCGGATGTTATTTTGTGTAGTAAAGAGACTGTTTTGGTTTATTCCAGCCCTTATAAACAGATGCTCCTTTTTTGCCATATCAAGTTGATATTCttccatcatactccctccgttcctaaatatttgtctttctagagatatcaacaagtgactacatacgaagcaaaatgagtgaatctagactctaaaatatgtctatatacatccgtatgtagtcacttgttgaaatctctagaaagacaaatatttaggaacggagggagtattttccaACATGAAATCTGCTACAAGTTGCATGCAACGCAGTGCATCTTTATGCAACTTGAGTGTGGCTGCAGATAACTGCTGGGAGAGCTACTGACCTGTATTTGTTGTGCAGAGCTGGCGATGCTGCAGAGCAAGTTCGAGCAGGACAAGAAGAGGATACAGCAGCTGCGGGCTCAAAGGAAATTCAAGCCTTACGGATTTTGAAGGGGGCTCCTCCATGGAGAGGCAGTGTTCGTTCCACATCACTCGAGACCAGCCGTCGCTGGAGTGCtggcttggttgctatgttgaacgtGCACTGTATTCCTTTTTTTGACAGAAAATGTCGCATCGTTGGACAAATGTACCATGCTTCTTGACTGGGAACGGTGCCAGTTGTGTACAATGGTTTGAACATTTGCAGCAAGTGTATTATTGGTtatctggcccattttgtggatcAATTCTTGTGCTGTTGAGCTGAAAGGTGGTCGATGAGGCAGTCGCTTAGGTTTCGCCTTCCTGGGGATTATGATGTCTCGTCAGTCGGCACCCATGCCGTGTCTCTTGCGATTTAATGCAAGCGTACCGGTcaattatttcttttcttttttaacaGAAAAATCAGGCGCTCTACTCATTTCATTAACAGAAAAATTGCTTGGGTTCATGGAGGATAGGTCGGAATCGACTGAAGACGGCAACCCGTTTGCCACCGATGTGAGTATTTGATTTCTAATTTCTAGGGTTAGGGGTAGCTGCATTTGGGGATTTCGATTTTGATCTAGTTTCCATCTAATTTTTCACGTATTTTTGTATCTTTGTTTTGTTAGAGCCCCAATACCATGTATGCCTTCGATTCATATTCCCAAGATTTTTTCACCAacaacttgttactcttggagcttgggctcctaggtAATTAGGGTCCTACAGGAGTTTTTTTGCTTGTGGTGCGCCACGGAGACGTACGTAAAGGTGTGGTGTTTGTGTTTGATAGCTTGATATTTTTTCACTTCTATAAGAGGGGTTCGATGTGATTTTTACAAGGTTTTCGATATTTCTCGTGTCTTTCTAACGCCAATCCTTCGAGAACGAAGAGAAGTGTTTTTATCGTTAAGTGTGCATAAATAGATATATTTGGAAGGAAACCAATCAATATTCTGTCAAATAAAGCCATTTGGAGCAATTTATCTTTTGGGCGAAAATGCAACAGAGTGTTCAAAGCGCAAGACGACGCATGGTAAGAGCGCCATCGACAAGTCATACCTTGTGGTGGCAACACCATTTCATGAACCAAAGCAACTTTCGTGAAGACAGAGAGACGTCGCGACACCAACTAGAACAGAGAGAGAAGAGATCCAGAGAAGAACCACCGAAGATCCATTCCTTCTCTTCCACCCATTTTCATTCCCATTTTATCGCAACACCACCATAGAGAGAGGAATTCTAAGTTGTAAGATTAGGGTTTGTAACTCTATTCATACTCATCTTGAGATCGAGACTTCTTTAATCATTCATCTTATTACGGATCTTTGTGGTATTATTGAGATGATTTTGCTTTGTTTGATCTCCAAGATGTTTGGTTATTCCTCTCTCGTGTGAGAGTAATTCTCCCTAGGCTTGGGAGACATGGGGGATTGGTGAGATTCATTTGTGCATACTCTATATGCCATCGTTTGTGATTACAATACTATGATTTTTCAGTAAGTTGTTTATCTGTGATGCACGTAATGCGTGTTGTCCAATTTAAGGGCCCAAGCAACATGATTGGAAGACCTACACAAATAACACATTGTTTAGTGAATCTGTGACCAATGGAACATAATATATTGATCCGGTCTTAGACCTTAATTGTGAAAACAACTATGTAATGACAACGTCGAAGCAAGACTGTCGAGGAGAATGAATCCGACGTGAAAGAGCTCAACTACTCAAGGGTGATCCGCCTACCAAACAAACAACATGTGCACTAGAATCACAATACAAGGTAACTACTATTAACGTCGCACTAGCACACTTGATATACACCATGATTCGAAGTTTCTTCGTGCCTAATCTCTCTATTGCACATACCAACCTTTTACTTTCAGTTGTGTATTTTATGTTATTTACTTTTAAGTTTTTTATTATTCTCGCTGCAACTACCAACTATTTCACCACACTGATATATTTCTTTCATGCTATAGTAATACCATCTGCAGATTTTCAGACAGTTACTTCACACAAGACTGGTGACAACTTGTATGTGACCGAAACGCCCCTCATAATACTCTCATCCGTTCTTCGTTGGGAATGATAACTATTGAGATACTTACACCAAGATGCTACGTTACCCTGTGTGTCTTGCAGGCCATCAACCTTCAAGACCAACCCTGAGTGATCTAAGACTCATTACTTGGGGTGACTCGAGGAGAACATGGTGAGCCATTTGGTGGCATTCCGGAGCCTTGACACCGCTCCAACAAAGATTAGCACTTCCCCAAGAAAGTTTGAACTTCGGGACAAAATCCACGTCCCCGACTCACTTGTGGTTAACCCTTTGCACACTTTACTTTTCtttgtatgcttgttggcttgctaattatattgttgcctaGTTTACTTTGCTTTGAGCTTACTTGTCATATAGGTTGTGTTCATCTAGTTGAATATGTAGAAAACCTACTTTATCCATAAATCCCCAAAATTGGTAATTAAGCTTAATATTTGCAGTCCTCTATTCGCCCCCTCCCTCTAGTAAACCGTATCGATCGTTTCACGTGCTCTCCCCTGACTCATCGCCGTCATCGCCGCCACATTTTCGCCATGGGTTCATTAGGGGATGGGCCGAAATCGTCTGAACAAGCCAACCTGTTTGGCAGCGATGTGAGTATTTGATTTCTCATTTCTAGGGTTAAGGGTAGCTGTGATTTGGGGATTTCAAATTTCATCTAGTTTGCTTCTGATTTGTCACATAATTGTGATTTTTTATCCCCAAGACCATGTATGCCTTCATTTTTTGTGGACTATCCGACGGAGAAGTACCCCCCCTCCCTGGTTGCCATCACCGAGCCATAACCACCAAATTTGTAGCCCTTTGAAGGATGGcacacatgttggggaacgtagtaattcaaaaaaattcctatgatcacgcaagatctatctacgagatgcaaaacaacaagacgggagagtgtgtccacgtaccctcttagaccgaaagcggaagcgtttagcaacgcggttgatgtagtcgaacgtcttcaagatccaaccgatccaagtaccgaacatacggcacctccgtgttcagcacacgttcaacacgatgacgtccctcgagctcttgatccagtagagggtcgagggagagttccgtcagcacgacggcgtggcgacggtgtttatgatgttaccgacgtagggcttcgcctaagcgctacaacgatatgaccgagatgttaaactgtggagggggtcaccgcacacggctaagagaacaaatgttgtgctttggggtgcccctgcccccgtatatagaggagggagggaggaggccgaccaccagggggcgcgccatggaggggagtcctactaggaatccaaacctagtaggatttgcccccccccCCACTTTTCCTTTTTTTGGAGAGTCAAAGAGGGAAAGTGAGAGGGAGTAGGAGATGGAAAGcgggcgccaccccctcccctagtccaattcggactgtccATGTGGGGGGTGGCTCCCCTTGTGGGATCCCctctctctgttggggaacgttgcagaaaataaaaaaatttctacagtttgaccaagatcaatctatgagttcatctagcaacgagagagaggagtgcatctacatacccttatagatcgagcggaagtgttcaagagaacggggttgagggagtcgtactcgtcgtgatccaaatcaccggagatcctagcgccgaacggacggcacctccgcgttcaacacacgtacggtcagcatgacgtctcctccttcttgatccaacaagggggaaggagaggttgatgaagatccagcagcaggacgacgtggtggtggatgcagcagagatcccggcagggcttcgccaagcgtctgtgggagggagaggtgtagcaagggggaagggaggcgccaagtgcaagggtgcggctgccctccctcccccctctatatatagggtccccagggggggcgccggccctaggagatgggatctcctaggggggggggggccaaggggggtgccttgccccccaaggcaagtggaggcgccccctcccctagggttccaaaccctaggcgcagggggcccaaggaggggcacaccagcccaccaggggctggttcccctcccacttcagcccatggggcccttcgggatgggtggccccacccggtggacccccgggacccttccggtggtcccggtacaatgccggtgacccccgaaactttcccgatggccgaaactcgacttcccatatataattctttacccccggaccattccggaactccttgtgatgtccgggatctcatccgggactccgaacaactttcggtttgctgcatactaatatctctacaaccctagcgtcatcgaaccttaagtgtgtagaccctacgagttcgggagacacgtagacatgaccgagacggctctccggtcaataaccaacatcgggatctggatacccatgttggctcccacattctcctcgatgatctcatcggatgaaccacgatgtcgaggattcaagcaacccagtatacaattccctttgtcaatcagtatgttacttgcccgagattcgatcgtcggtgtcctaatacctcgttcaatctcgttaccggcaagtcactttactcgtaccgtaatgcatgatcccgtgactagacacttggtcactttgagctcattatgatgatgcattaccgagtgggcccagagatacctctccgtcatacggagtgacaaatctcagtctcgatccgtgtcaacccaacagatactttcggagatacccgtagtatacctttatagtcacccagttatgttgtgacgtttggtacacccaaagcactcctacggcatccgggagttacacgatctcatggtctaaggaaaagatacttgacattggaaaagctctagcaaacaaactacacgatcttgtgctatgcttaggattgggtcttgtccatcacatcattcacctaatgatgtgatcccgttatcaatgacatccaatgtccatagtcaggaaaccatgactacctgttgatcaacgggctagtcaactagagactcactagggacatattgtggtctatgtattcacacacatgtattatgatttccggataacacaattatagcatgaataaaagacaattatcatgaacaaggaaatataataataatcgttttattattgcctctagggcatatttccaacagtctcccacttgcactagagtcaataatctagttacattgtgatgaatcgaacacccatagagttctggtgttgatcatgttttgctcgcagaagaggtctagtcaacggatctgcgacattcagatccgtatgtactttgcaaatatctatgtctccatcttgaacattttcacggatggagttgaaacaacgcttgatgtgcctggtcttcttgtgaaacctgggctccttggcaagggcaatagctccagtgttgtcacagaagagagtgatcggccccgacgcattgggtatgactcctagg is drawn from Triticum dicoccoides isolate Atlit2015 ecotype Zavitan chromosome 6B, WEW_v2.0, whole genome shotgun sequence and contains these coding sequences:
- the LOC119322722 gene encoding uncharacterized protein LOC119322722 isoform X1 translates to MGKSKDKKVSREAKVDKKLALGLGVKRKQLKKKKDRVLDAAVESEGAAGHAIAEDIGSKKIVLVKQKKKIKHAKVTSCCTKAHNLVTLNEDEATPKLKKKNKSKKQLKESKSPVEVQSPLDSNDTGTLKLKKKKMKVKEGKSSVEPNDADDILHENLDEETLNADVNQLAAESEVMDIGEPEKAKKRKKNKTADVKQVAEESEVMDIGEPEKAKKRKKNKTKKVKQSGEVNRTDMQVSVREDNLEEHEVDTADVDEIASVDEDCSRGMKKWILEYRQKRPGLKVLQQNIDVFITAHEEQQEREKKEREAAAAEDGWTVVMHHKGRKKTTDVETGTAVGSVSLAAMQEKMAQKKPKEVGRNFYRHQKREAQMSELAMLQSKFEQDKKRIQQLRAQRKFKPYGF
- the LOC119322722 gene encoding uncharacterized protein LOC119322722 isoform X2, producing the protein MGKSKDKKVSREAKVDKKLALGLGVKRKQLKKKKDRVLDAAVESEGAAGHAIAEGSKKIVLVKQKKKIKHAKVTSCCTKAHNLVTLNEDEATPKLKKKNKSKKQLKESKSPVEVQSPLDSNDTGTLKLKKKKMKVKEGKSSVEPNDADDILHENLDEETLNADVNQLAAESEVMDIGEPEKAKKRKKNKTADVKQVAEESEVMDIGEPEKAKKRKKNKTKKVKQSGEVNRTDMQVSVREDNLEEHEVDTADVDEIASVDEDCSRGMKKWILEYRQKRPGLKVLQQNIDVFITAHEEQQEREKKEREAAAAEDGWTVVMHHKGRKKTTDVETGTAVGSVSLAAMQEKMAQKKPKEVGRNFYRHQKREAQMSELAMLQSKFEQDKKRIQQLRAQRKFKPYGF